One stretch of Deltaproteobacteria bacterium DNA includes these proteins:
- a CDS encoding methyltransferase domain-containing protein: MRDEGVTARCAPVEAPCRRGLDARERLKRSFSRAAATYERYGGLQHETALTVARMAALHAPPSPPRVLDAGCGTGWCMEAFLRRRPDALVTACDLALPMVERARSKGGAQVACDFEALPFRDDAFHMVISSLAYQWASSLDNALAEAARVLAPGGTLVFATLASGTLRELRGCYRAAEEIVGGTGRTSFMDFAAAPEVEEALRAAGFRYAELEERPVVRRYAGLIDLLRTLKQIGALAPAAAGPAGLGARRLIEETARLYKESFGDGPLPATYNVLYARARLA; this comes from the coding sequence ATGAGAGATGAGGGAGTAACGGCGCGATGCGCCCCCGTCGAGGCCCCGTGCCGTCGGGGACTGGACGCGCGCGAGCGCCTTAAACGGTCCTTTTCGAGGGCCGCCGCCACCTACGAGCGCTACGGCGGGCTCCAGCACGAAACGGCCCTGACCGTGGCCCGCATGGCCGCTCTCCATGCGCCGCCCTCGCCTCCCCGGGTCCTCGACGCCGGCTGCGGCACCGGCTGGTGCATGGAGGCCTTTCTGCGACGACGGCCGGACGCCCTTGTAACGGCCTGCGACCTCGCCCTGCCCATGGTCGAGAGGGCGCGGAGCAAGGGCGGCGCGCAGGTGGCCTGCGACTTCGAGGCCCTCCCCTTCAGGGACGATGCCTTCCACATGGTGATCTCCAGTCTCGCCTACCAGTGGGCCTCGTCGCTCGATAACGCCCTTGCCGAGGCGGCCAGGGTGCTTGCGCCGGGAGGAACGCTCGTCTTCGCCACGCTCGCAAGCGGCACGCTCAGGGAGCTGCGCGGCTGTTATCGAGCGGCCGAGGAGATTGTCGGCGGGACCGGGCGCACAAGCTTCATGGACTTCGCCGCCGCCCCGGAGGTGGAGGAGGCGCTGCGCGCCGCCGGTTTCCGGTATGCGGAGCTTGAAGAGCGCCCCGTGGTCAGGCGCTACGCAGGCTTAATCGACCTCCTGCGCACGCTCAAACAGATCGGCGCCCTCGCTCCTGCCGCCGCCGGCCCGGCCGGACTCGGCGCCCGGCGCCTCATCGAAGAGACGGCCCGTCTCTACAAGGAAAGCTTCGGCGACGGCCCCCTTCCTGCCACCTACAACGTGCTCTACGCGAGGGCGCGCCTGGCCTGA
- a CDS encoding replication-associated recombination protein A — MDLFEGRSRRETDVRPPLAERMRPRSLDEIKGQEHLTGPGRFVRRIVEGGELPSLILWGPPGTGKTTLARIIAESTGADFRQFSAVLSGVKDIRETVGAAMANRARGRRTVLFVDEIHRFNKAQQDAFLHHVEDGTITLIGATTENPSFEVNAPLLSRCKVLTLEPLAAGAIVDILRRSLSDGERGLGGEKVEAGEDVLAFIAGAAQGDARAALNCLETAFVITGPDADGARRLTVEAAAEAMQKKALLYDKGGEEHYNVISAFIKSMRGSDADAALYWLARMVEAGEDPLFIARRMVIFASEDVGNADPRALAVALGVKEAVDFVGMPEGWIALAQGATYLAAAPKSNASYRAYLAAAADVKRHGPLPVPLHIRNAPTRLMKELGYGRGYKYPHDFEGGVTEQEYLPERLRGRRYYEPTDRGFDREMARRLEEAARRGKK, encoded by the coding sequence ATGGATCTCTTTGAAGGACGCTCACGCAGGGAGACGGACGTGAGGCCGCCTCTCGCCGAGAGGATGCGGCCGCGCAGTCTCGACGAGATCAAGGGGCAGGAGCACCTGACCGGCCCGGGCAGGTTCGTGCGCCGCATCGTCGAGGGCGGCGAGCTCCCCTCGCTCATCCTCTGGGGTCCGCCCGGCACGGGCAAGACCACCCTCGCGCGCATAATCGCCGAGAGCACGGGCGCCGACTTCCGCCAGTTCTCGGCCGTCCTATCGGGTGTCAAGGATATCCGCGAGACCGTCGGGGCCGCCATGGCCAACCGGGCCAGGGGCCGGCGCACGGTCCTCTTCGTCGACGAGATCCACCGCTTCAACAAGGCCCAGCAGGACGCCTTCCTCCACCACGTGGAAGACGGCACCATAACGCTCATAGGCGCCACCACCGAAAACCCCTCCTTCGAGGTCAACGCCCCGCTGCTCTCGCGCTGCAAGGTGCTCACCCTCGAGCCCCTTGCGGCCGGGGCGATAGTCGATATCCTCCGGCGCTCGCTCTCCGACGGGGAACGGGGCCTGGGCGGCGAAAAGGTCGAGGCCGGAGAAGATGTGCTCGCCTTCATCGCCGGGGCGGCGCAGGGAGACGCGAGGGCGGCGCTCAACTGCCTGGAGACGGCCTTCGTCATAACCGGGCCCGACGCCGACGGCGCGCGCAGGCTCACCGTCGAGGCCGCGGCCGAGGCGATGCAGAAGAAGGCGCTCCTCTACGACAAGGGCGGCGAAGAGCACTACAACGTCATATCGGCCTTCATAAAGTCCATGCGCGGAAGCGACGCCGACGCGGCCCTCTACTGGCTTGCGCGCATGGTCGAGGCCGGCGAGGACCCTCTTTTCATCGCCCGCCGCATGGTCATATTCGCCTCCGAGGACGTGGGAAACGCCGACCCCCGGGCCCTTGCCGTGGCCCTGGGCGTCAAGGAGGCCGTCGACTTCGTCGGCATGCCGGAGGGATGGATAGCGCTTGCACAGGGAGCGACCTATCTCGCCGCGGCCCCCAAGTCCAACGCCTCGTACAGGGCCTACCTGGCCGCCGCGGCGGACGTGAAGCGCCACGGGCCGCTGCCCGTGCCCCTGCACATACGCAACGCCCCTACCCGCCTCATGAAGGAGCTCGGCTACGGCCGGGGCTACAAGTATCCCCACGACTTCGAGGGCGGCGTCACCGAACAGGAGTACCTACCCGAGCGCCTCAGGGGCCGGCGCTACTACGAGCCCACCGACCGGGGGTTCGACAGGGAGATGGCAAGACGGCTCGAGGAGGCGGCAAGACGGGGGAAGAAGTAG
- the bioF gene encoding 8-amino-7-oxononanoate synthase: MDFDALLEELDRNGLARTPPVIAGAQGRSVEIAGRRVLLFCSNDYLGLASHRALKEAAAGALERYGAGAGASRLVSGTMELHARLEERIAAFKGAEAAMLFNSGYHANLGLLQALAGRDDEVFCDRLDHASIFDGVVLSRARLRRYPHRDMEALEAALRRSKARRRLIVTDGVFSMDGTIAPLDEIVALAERYDALVIVDDAHATGVIGPGGRGTAELFSVESPRLVEMGTLGKALGSFGAYAAGPRPLVEYLRNRARSYIYTTALPPAQCAASMAAIDLVEKDDGPRKRLAANTALLRGLLAAAGLAPPGDGTPIVPVVTGSNESAVAASRALLEEGFFVQAIRPPTVPQGLARLRITLSALHEASDIERLAAALTGVVERLPS; the protein is encoded by the coding sequence ATGGACTTCGACGCCCTGCTCGAAGAGCTCGACCGCAACGGCCTTGCGCGAACCCCCCCGGTCATTGCCGGAGCGCAGGGGCGGTCCGTCGAGATCGCGGGGCGAAGGGTCCTTCTCTTCTGCTCCAACGACTACCTCGGCCTCGCATCGCACCGGGCCCTGAAGGAGGCCGCCGCCGGGGCCCTCGAGCGCTACGGCGCGGGTGCCGGCGCCTCGAGGCTCGTAAGCGGCACCATGGAGCTTCACGCAAGGCTCGAAGAGCGCATAGCGGCCTTCAAGGGAGCGGAGGCGGCCATGCTCTTCAACTCCGGCTACCACGCAAACCTGGGGCTGCTCCAGGCCCTCGCCGGCCGCGACGACGAGGTCTTCTGCGACAGGCTCGACCACGCCTCCATCTTCGACGGCGTCGTGCTCTCGCGGGCACGGCTGCGGCGCTATCCGCACAGGGACATGGAGGCCCTGGAGGCGGCCCTGCGGCGCTCGAAAGCGAGGCGCAGGCTCATAGTAACGGACGGTGTCTTCAGCATGGACGGCACCATAGCCCCCCTCGACGAGATCGTCGCCCTCGCCGAGCGCTACGACGCCCTGGTGATAGTCGACGACGCCCACGCAACGGGCGTTATCGGTCCCGGAGGCCGCGGCACGGCGGAGCTCTTCTCCGTCGAGAGCCCGAGGCTCGTAGAGATGGGCACGCTCGGCAAGGCCCTTGGTTCCTTCGGCGCATACGCGGCCGGCCCCCGTCCGCTCGTCGAGTATCTGAGGAACAGGGCCCGCTCCTACATCTATACGACCGCCCTGCCTCCGGCCCAGTGCGCCGCGTCGATGGCGGCCATAGACCTCGTCGAAAAGGACGACGGACCGAGAAAGAGGCTCGCCGCCAACACGGCCCTGCTGCGCGGCCTCCTCGCCGCCGCCGGCCTCGCGCCCCCGGGAGACGGAACCCCCATAGTGCCGGTCGTCACGGGCTCGAACGAGTCGGCCGTGGCGGCGAGCCGGGCGCTCCTGGAGGAAGGTTTTTTCGTGCAGGCCATACGCCCGCCCACGGTGCCGCAGGGGCTGGCGCGCCTTCGCATAACCCTGTCGGCCCTCCACGAAGCAAGCGACATCGAGCGGCTCGCCGCCGCCCTGACGGGGGTCGTCGAGAGGCTTCCGTCGTGA
- the bioB gene encoding biotin synthase BioB, which yields MRRPEELRLLDEYTEKALSGEGLSCDEGRRLAEMPERLFDDVLAAACRIRRRFKGDEVNLCSIVNAKSGLCAEDCSFCAQSVHHSAPVKTYPMVAPDEIVGAARRAARSGAREFSIVASGTAVEKERDVAVLKDAVARIRESTGLESCASLGTVSAGTLRVLKEAGLHSYHHNLETARSFFPEVCTTHAYDDDVETVRAAKELGLYVCSGGVFGLGESRAQRVELAVTLRDLDVDSVPVNFLNPRPGTPLEGARNLTPRECLRIIALYRFMLPAKDIIVCGGRQVNLRSLQPLIFTAGANGMMIGDYLTTAGSPPEEDLQMVRDMGLRPRN from the coding sequence ATGAGACGACCCGAAGAGCTGAGACTACTGGACGAATACACCGAAAAGGCCCTGAGCGGCGAGGGACTCTCCTGCGACGAGGGCCGCCGGCTCGCCGAGATGCCGGAGCGCCTCTTCGACGACGTGCTCGCCGCGGCGTGCCGCATACGCCGTCGTTTCAAGGGCGACGAGGTCAACCTCTGCTCCATCGTCAACGCCAAGAGCGGGCTCTGCGCCGAGGACTGCTCCTTCTGCGCCCAGTCGGTCCATCACTCCGCGCCCGTCAAGACCTACCCCATGGTCGCCCCCGACGAGATCGTCGGCGCCGCGCGCAGGGCGGCCCGCAGCGGCGCAAGGGAGTTCTCCATCGTGGCGAGCGGCACGGCCGTGGAGAAGGAGCGCGACGTGGCGGTGCTCAAGGACGCCGTGGCCCGCATAAGGGAGTCCACGGGGCTCGAGAGCTGCGCTTCGCTCGGCACGGTCTCGGCCGGCACGCTGAGGGTCCTCAAGGAAGCGGGGCTCCATAGCTACCACCACAACCTCGAAACGGCGCGAAGTTTCTTCCCCGAGGTCTGCACGACCCACGCCTACGACGACGACGTGGAGACCGTGAGGGCCGCGAAGGAGCTGGGCCTCTACGTCTGCTCGGGCGGGGTCTTCGGCCTCGGCGAGAGCCGGGCCCAGCGGGTGGAGCTCGCCGTCACGCTGCGCGACCTCGACGTCGACTCGGTCCCCGTGAATTTCCTCAACCCCAGGCCGGGCACCCCGCTCGAAGGGGCCCGAAACCTCACTCCCAGGGAGTGCCTGCGCATAATCGCCCTCTACCGCTTCATGCTGCCAGCAAAGGACATAATCGTGTGCGGCGGCCGGCAAGTGAACCTGAGAAGCCTCCAGCCCCTCATCTTCACGGCCGGCGCTAACGGCATGATGATAGGCGACTACCTGACCACGGCCGGAAGCCCGCCGGAAGAGGACCTGCAGATGGTCCGCGACATGGGGCTTCGGCCCCGCAACTGA
- a CDS encoding HD domain-containing protein, producing MIKEFQVTELDIVMCLCGAKDLIDPALVNHHKRVACIASAVGEELGLEPGRINELILGGALHDIGAFTTRERLAVKSFDCGDIEHAEPGYRLLNGFGPFSSVADVIRRHHVDWEDGAGAHVDGHEVPELSFIVHLADRVDVLINPAFEILSQRDDICARIMEGSGGKFVPRHVKAFLSLAGRDSFWFDVVSHSVCRVIERRVRPAPVRLDLEGLSELSRLVSHVVDFRSPYTVTHSSGVAACASQLARAMSFSPRECRMIEIAGRLHDLGKLAVPDEILDKEGSLTEYEVNLIKAHPYHTFRILDTLPALETITAWASFHHERLDGDGYPFGHDGEVLSLGSKVLAVADVFTALTEERPYRQAMSNTMALRCIDAMVEERALDPSVFSVLKHNLDDVLDAMLTAQAEAENAYHSIDAAAQDLCGRAPRRAASLRRRCGRSIM from the coding sequence ATGATAAAAGAGTTCCAGGTGACCGAGCTCGACATTGTGATGTGTCTGTGCGGGGCCAAGGACCTGATAGACCCGGCGCTCGTGAACCACCACAAGCGCGTGGCCTGTATAGCCTCGGCCGTGGGCGAAGAGCTCGGCCTGGAGCCGGGGCGGATAAACGAGCTCATACTCGGCGGGGCGCTCCACGACATCGGGGCCTTCACCACCAGGGAGCGCCTCGCCGTAAAGAGCTTCGACTGCGGCGACATCGAGCACGCGGAGCCCGGCTACCGGCTCCTCAACGGTTTCGGACCCTTCTCCTCGGTGGCCGACGTCATACGCCGCCACCACGTCGACTGGGAAGACGGCGCGGGCGCCCACGTCGACGGCCACGAGGTCCCGGAGCTGAGCTTCATCGTCCACCTCGCCGACCGCGTGGACGTCCTCATAAACCCGGCCTTCGAGATACTGAGCCAGCGCGACGACATATGCGCCCGCATAATGGAGGGCTCGGGCGGGAAGTTCGTCCCCCGCCACGTAAAGGCCTTCCTCTCGCTTGCCGGCAGGGACAGTTTCTGGTTCGACGTCGTATCCCATTCCGTCTGCCGGGTGATAGAAAGACGCGTCCGCCCCGCCCCGGTGCGGCTCGATCTCGAGGGGCTCTCCGAACTGTCGCGCCTCGTCTCCCATGTCGTCGACTTCAGGAGCCCCTACACGGTCACCCACTCGAGCGGAGTGGCCGCCTGCGCTTCGCAGCTTGCCCGCGCCATGTCCTTCTCACCCCGCGAGTGCCGCATGATCGAGATAGCCGGCAGACTCCACGACCTCGGAAAGCTCGCCGTTCCCGACGAGATACTCGACAAGGAGGGCTCGCTCACCGAGTACGAGGTGAACCTGATAAAGGCCCATCCCTACCACACCTTCCGCATACTCGACACCCTTCCCGCCCTGGAGACGATAACCGCCTGGGCGTCGTTCCACCACGAGCGTCTCGACGGCGACGGCTACCCCTTCGGTCACGACGGGGAGGTGCTCTCCCTCGGTTCGAAGGTCCTGGCCGTGGCCGACGTCTTCACGGCGCTCACCGAGGAGCGCCCCTACCGCCAGGCCATGAGCAACACCATGGCCCTGAGGTGCATCGACGCCATGGTGGAGGAAAGGGCCCTCGACCCCTCCGTGTTCTCGGTCCTCAAACACAACCTCGACGACGTGCTCGACGCCATGCTCACGGCCCAGGCCGAGGCCGAGAACGCCTACCACTCCATCGACGCCGCCGCGCAGGATTTGTGTGGCCGCGCCCCCCGCAGGGCGGCGTCCTTGCGCCGGCGCTGCGGTCGTAGTATCATGTAG
- a CDS encoding alpha/beta fold hydrolase → MRPAFLFLHGWACDSRVWDDAARELARGPALNLDLPGHGRAATPWSAPGLEPAVRELLGSTGAGGPFVAVGWSLGAKVLIEAAAREPARFAALVLVGASPCFTRRRDFPWGQSAALVRRMIRDVERDPAAALERFYPLCFTGEELASDGARRFLSLYTGRKDRRDGASMLAALRALDTADLRRRLAAVEAPTLVVHGACDGVCPVGAGRFLAERLRRAELAEIEGAGHAPFLTRPKEFMEIMNKFLQHLDMTGLRQ, encoded by the coding sequence GTGAGACCGGCCTTTCTCTTCCTCCACGGCTGGGCCTGCGACTCGCGGGTCTGGGACGATGCGGCCCGGGAGCTCGCCCGCGGCCCGGCGCTCAACCTCGACCTGCCGGGCCACGGCCGCGCCGCCACGCCCTGGAGCGCGCCGGGGCTCGAGCCGGCCGTGAGGGAGCTGCTCGGCAGCACCGGCGCAGGGGGGCCTTTCGTCGCCGTCGGATGGTCGCTGGGGGCGAAGGTCCTCATCGAGGCGGCGGCGAGGGAGCCGGCGCGCTTCGCGGCCCTCGTGCTCGTCGGCGCCTCGCCCTGCTTTACGCGGCGGCGCGACTTTCCCTGGGGCCAGTCGGCGGCGCTGGTAAGGCGGATGATCCGCGACGTGGAGCGCGACCCGGCGGCGGCCCTCGAGAGGTTCTACCCCCTCTGTTTCACCGGCGAGGAGCTTGCCAGTGACGGGGCGCGACGCTTCCTCTCCCTCTACACCGGCAGAAAGGACCGACGCGACGGCGCTTCCATGCTCGCAGCCCTCAGGGCCCTCGATACGGCGGACCTGCGCCGGAGACTCGCCGCCGTCGAGGCGCCGACGCTCGTCGTCCACGGCGCATGCGACGGCGTCTGCCCCGTCGGCGCGGGCCGCTTCCTCGCCGAGAGGCTGAGGCGGGCCGAGCTGGCCGAGATTGAGGGCGCGGGCCACGCCCCCTTTCTCACGAGGCCGAAAGAATTCATGGAGATTATGAACAAGTTTCTGCAACACCTTGATATGACGGGACTGAGGCAATGA
- a CDS encoding sensor domain-containing diguanylate cyclase, whose protein sequence is MGEAGKTRRELLEEVSRLTRRVAELEKAAEGYRLANQRLHYLVQGTSSHHSEDFLNNLTKSLASALGVRYAFIAKLAAGRKGKRCRIISLWTGRDWGEGFEYDTEGTPCGLVVDGEAVHFSSAVARAFPNDRWLSDNGIESYRAIPLKGPDGVIVGHMAVMDTRPMSAAPDAESLLNVFAARAASELIHMEDDRRIQESERRLRAIFNSIVDGVITINDDLTIETLNPSAEEMFGYDPGELPGRDIRLLIPGFYLSRGGVPYHLTYNVSRIIDKSCETTGVRKDGSTFPIELGIDRMEGGERLRFVFSVRDITARKETEEALMLFHRFVDTAGEGLVISTLDGRIKYMNPALARMIGVEKPEEATGDFFLSFYPPELRGHVEDSVVPAVLERGQWTGELELVSGSGESIPTFESFFLMRDKIGSPMYLAQVITDITERKRMESEIKKQAVTDPLTGAFNRGEFNRIMEAEVERVRRYGRRLSLIMFDIDHFKAVNDTFGHMAGDRALKTVADIARATLRRSDSLTRWGGEEFVIVAPETGLQEAVRLAERVRGRIEAGPFEEIPGLTASFGVAELEDGDTIDTFITRTDNALYDAKKKGRNRVETAGRRDP, encoded by the coding sequence ATGGGTGAAGCCGGGAAGACGAGGCGGGAGCTTCTGGAGGAAGTCTCCAGGCTCACGCGCAGGGTCGCCGAGCTTGAGAAGGCGGCCGAGGGCTACAGGCTCGCCAACCAGCGGCTCCACTATCTCGTCCAGGGCACTTCATCGCACCACTCCGAAGACTTCCTCAACAATCTCACCAAGAGTCTCGCCTCGGCGCTCGGCGTCCGTTACGCCTTCATAGCCAAGCTCGCAGCCGGCCGGAAGGGCAAGCGCTGCCGCATCATCTCGCTGTGGACCGGCAGGGACTGGGGCGAGGGCTTCGAGTACGACACCGAGGGCACGCCCTGCGGCCTGGTCGTCGATGGCGAGGCCGTGCACTTCAGCTCGGCGGTGGCCCGCGCCTTTCCCAACGACCGGTGGCTGAGCGACAACGGCATAGAGAGTTACAGGGCCATACCGCTCAAGGGGCCGGACGGGGTGATCGTGGGCCACATGGCCGTCATGGACACCAGGCCCATGTCCGCCGCACCCGACGCCGAGTCGCTGCTCAACGTATTCGCCGCCCGCGCGGCCAGCGAGCTCATCCACATGGAGGACGACCGGCGCATCCAGGAGAGCGAGAGGAGGCTGCGCGCCATATTCAACAGCATCGTCGACGGCGTGATCACCATAAACGACGACCTGACGATAGAGACGCTAAACCCCAGCGCCGAGGAGATGTTCGGCTACGACCCTGGCGAGCTGCCGGGCCGCGATATCCGGCTCCTCATACCGGGCTTCTACCTCAGCCGCGGCGGCGTCCCCTATCACCTGACCTACAACGTGAGCAGGATCATCGACAAGAGCTGCGAGACCACCGGTGTGAGGAAGGACGGCTCCACCTTTCCCATCGAGCTCGGCATAGACAGGATGGAGGGCGGCGAAAGGCTGCGTTTCGTCTTCAGCGTCCGCGACATAACGGCCCGCAAGGAGACCGAAGAAGCCCTCATGCTCTTCCACCGGTTTGTCGACACGGCCGGCGAGGGGCTCGTCATAAGCACGCTCGACGGCAGGATAAAGTACATGAATCCGGCGCTGGCCAGGATGATCGGGGTGGAAAAGCCCGAGGAGGCGACGGGGGACTTCTTCCTCTCCTTCTATCCCCCGGAGCTTCGCGGGCACGTCGAGGATAGCGTGGTCCCCGCCGTGCTCGAGCGGGGGCAGTGGACGGGAGAGCTCGAGCTCGTCTCCGGCTCGGGAGAGTCCATACCGACCTTCGAGAGCTTCTTCCTCATGCGCGACAAGATAGGCAGCCCCATGTACCTGGCCCAGGTCATAACGGACATCACCGAGCGCAAGAGGATGGAGAGCGAGATCAAGAAGCAGGCCGTCACCGACCCCCTTACCGGCGCCTTCAACCGCGGCGAGTTCAACAGGATCATGGAGGCCGAGGTCGAGCGGGTCCGGCGCTACGGACGCAGGCTCTCGCTCATCATGTTCGACATAGACCACTTCAAGGCCGTAAACGACACGTTCGGCCACATGGCCGGCGACAGGGCCCTGAAGACGGTGGCCGACATAGCGAGGGCGACCCTGAGGAGGTCCGACTCCCTCACCCGCTGGGGAGGCGAGGAGTTCGTCATCGTGGCGCCGGAGACGGGCCTGCAGGAAGCGGTGAGACTCGCCGAGAGGGTGCGCGGCCGCATCGAGGCTGGTCCCTTCGAGGAGATACCGGGGCTGACGGCGAGCTTCGGCGTGGCCGAACTCGAAGACGGCGACACGATCGACACCTTCATAACGAGGACCGACAACGCCCTCTACGACGCCAAGAAGAAGGGACGCAACAGGGTCGAGACGGCGGGGCGAAGAGACCCTTGA
- the bioD gene encoding dethiobiotin synthase → MSGPNRIFFITATDTGVGKTFVTASMAVALRLRGVDVGVMKPVESGCSEEDGGLVPHDAVVLRRAAAVDDPLELVSPCRFSHPLAPSIASGLEGRSVDFEKIVDCCETLAARHDVLLIEGVGGFFVPLDEQNTVADLIRLLRVPAIVVAASRLGVINHLMLTLCCAEVRGVEVKAIVVNHPTAMRLDAPEDESIHHNLDEIRRITDIPVIGEVPHINEDDPYGAAAPTIGVDWMLF, encoded by the coding sequence TTGAGCGGCCCGAACAGGATATTCTTCATAACGGCCACCGACACGGGCGTGGGCAAGACGTTCGTCACGGCCTCCATGGCCGTCGCCCTGCGCTTAAGGGGGGTGGACGTGGGTGTCATGAAGCCTGTAGAGAGCGGCTGCTCCGAGGAGGACGGCGGGCTCGTCCCCCACGACGCCGTGGTGCTCAGGAGGGCCGCCGCAGTGGACGACCCGCTGGAGCTCGTCTCGCCCTGCCGCTTCAGCCATCCCCTGGCGCCGAGCATAGCCTCAGGCCTCGAGGGCAGAAGCGTAGACTTCGAGAAGATTGTGGACTGCTGCGAAACGCTGGCCGCCCGCCACGACGTGCTGCTCATCGAGGGCGTGGGAGGCTTCTTCGTCCCCCTGGACGAGCAGAACACGGTGGCCGATCTCATACGGCTTCTCCGCGTGCCCGCCATCGTCGTCGCCGCCTCGAGACTGGGCGTCATAAACCACCTGATGCTCACCCTCTGCTGCGCTGAGGTGAGGGGCGTTGAGGTCAAGGCCATAGTCGTCAACCACCCCACGGCCATGCGCCTCGACGCGCCCGAGGACGAGAGCATCCACCACAACCTCGACGAGATCCGCCGCATAACCGACATACCGGTCATCGGCGAGGTCCCCCACATAAACGAGGACGACCCCTACGGTGCCGCCGCCCCGACCATCGGTGTCGACTGGATGCTCTTCTGA